In Halodesulfovibrio marinisediminis DSM 17456, the sequence GAGATGAGTATCCGAAAGCGTAGATCATATGATGACGAGTTCAAAAAGAATGCTGTTCTGCTCTGTGATGAACAAGGCCGAACTGTCGCAGGTGTAGCAGAGAGTTTGGGGATTCCTAAGGATCTACTCTATCGTTGGCGTAGGGAGCTGACAGCACATAAATAAATCGCATTTTCAGATCGTGGAAAAGAGGCTTTATCAGAAGAACAACGAGAGATAAAAGAGCTTCGAAAAAGGCTCCAAGATGCTGAAATGGAGCGTGATATTTTAAAAAAAGCTTTGGGCATCTTCAGCAGAGCATCGAAATGAGATTCAAGTTCGTGAAGTCAAACCGCTCTACGTTTCCGATGAAGAAGATGTGCCAGACCCTACAAATTTCCATGAGCGGATATTATGCGTGGCGTAAGCGTCCAGAGTCGCATCGACAACGAGAGAATATACTACTTCGCAAGCGGATTTTAGCAATATACAACGAACACAATGGGATGATCGGAAGCCCTATGCTCACTTCTGAATTGCGTGACGAGCCATTATTCCAGAGTGTTAGCCAATCTCGTGTTGCCAGGCACATGCGAGCGTTGGAACTGCGTTGTAAGTATGCAAAGAAATTTGTCCCTACAACAGATTCTGCACATACTGAGCCTGTTGCTCCTAATCTGCTCGATCGTAATTTTACTACGTCAGCTCCCAATATGGCTTGGGTCACAGATATTACGCACATCAAGGTTGGACGAAAGTGGCATTATCTAACCGTGTTCATCGACCTGTATTCCCGAATGGTTGTTGGGTGGGATTTAAGTAATTCGTTAGAACGGCATTCCGTTATCCATGCTTTAAAGAAGGCTGTGGCACGACGAAAACCATCTTCCGGTCTTCTTATCCACAGTGACCGAGGCGTACAGTATGCAAGCAAGGATTTCCGCAGGTGCTTGAAAAAGCGCGGCTACATTCAGAGCATGAGCCGGAAAGGGAACTGCTGGGACAACGCAGTAGCAGAGTCTTTTTTTCACACAATCAAAAATCAACTGATCCGTCACAGAAAATTTAAAACCAAGTATGAAGCCGAATTGGCTTCATTTAACTATATCGAGGCGTACTGCAATCGAAGGCGGCGACATTCGAGCAATGGCTGGCTTTCCCCAGCTTCCTTTGAGTATCGTAATGAACAGTATGACCTTATGGCTTAACTTGGTGTCCACATTTTTGTTGTAGGATCAAATCATTCTATATGTCGAATATGAGCCCACAGCGACCAGGCTTCAACAGGGGAATTTGGAATGAGCTTGAGGAACAGGTACGCAACTGGGCACGTGTGGAGGACGTTATTGTTGTGACTGGTGGAATTCTCAACGGGAGTCAGTACATTGGTAAAAACAAGGTGTTAGTTCCAGATGCCTACTACAAAATTATCTTCGCACCACACCGGAATAAGATGATCGCGTTCTTGTTGCCCAATAAGAAATCGTCTGCTCCGTTAACAGACTTTGTTGTGTCAGTAGATCGCATTGAAGCTGTGACGGGGATCGACTTCTTTGCTGACATGAATGATGCCCCAGAAGCGATGTTAGAGGGAATGACGAGCACTGCGGCATGGAAGTGGGGGAACGGCAAACGTCGAAATGTAGCCAACACGAAGCGAACTGGTTCCAGTTCCTCGCATGACATCGTAAAACTATCCCGTTCGCACATCTGTCATGACAGCTCTTCAAGATACTACAGCCGTACAAAGCACTACACACCATACAATACGCTGCAAGAATGTTTGGATGCAGGAGGAAGACTTCCTAAGTAAGCCCCCCCCCTGTCAAAAAAATAGCCGATTCCTCCATCATCTGGCGCGGCATACAGAATATCGTGATTATCTCATTAAAATCATTACTGATCACAACTTGGTTTAATTTTTCCAAATATATCGAGCGTGACAAAAGACGCTTTCCTCAAAAAAACACTGTGAAACATGGTGAAGAAGAGAGTCGGACGACTAAAAGTGAGAATTCGCGGGAAACGATGTTAATGCGACTCTTGATTTATTAAATGAATACAGTAGGCTGGTTTAGGCGGATTCTAAATAACGAGGTGGCCAACTCTCTTCACCTTAGTTGAATATTAGGAGTCTTGGACTAACAAGGAAGGAGAAGTCATGAATGCAAAAATAATTAAACGTTGCGTCATCATTGTGTTGTGTATTGCTTTTGCGAACTATGCCTCTGCAAAAGAAACGAAAACACTATTTGTGCATATCCCAACCACTGTTTCGGAGCAATCACAGGCAATCCTTCGGACGCTTCAAGACCCGAGTCTCAAGCCAGCCTGTCCGGATGTCGACGACTTCAAAGCATGGAAGGCTCTTCAGGAAAAGCATGAAGCTTTTGCTCTCGAAAGGCAAAAACCAATAGTAGAAGCCTTGCGACCAGACGTCAGAAAAATAGAGTTAGGAGGAGTGCCGGTTCTGGACGTAAGACCAAGAGACTGGAAAAACAATAACAAAACAGTTGTTTACACTCATGGAGGAGCATATACTTTCTTTAGCGCCGAATCCACGCTTATCTGTGCAGCCTTACTAGCTGACGCCACTGGTTTAAGGGTACTCTCTGTCGACTACACTCTGGCACCCAATGCCAAATGGCAACAGATAACGGATCAGGTTGTCAGCGTTTTTAAAGCGTTACGTGAGCAAGGCTATGCTATGAAGGACATCGCCATCTTTGGAGATTCTGCAGGCGGCGGTCTTGCAGCAGGATCTGTGTTAAAGATGCGTGATCAAGGCATGGAAATGCCTGCTGCAGTCGTTCTCTGGTCCCCTTGGTCGGATATCACCGAGACAGGAGACAGCTATGCTACACTGAAACATGCCGACCCAGCTTACCTTTACGACAAGCACCTGAAAAAGGCTGCCGATGCTTATGCCAACCCAAAGGATCAGAAACATCCGTATGTATCACCAGTCTATGGCGATTATTCTAAGGGATTTCCCCCAACTCTGATCCAGGGTGGAACCAAGGAGATTTTTTTAAGCAATTTTATTCGGCATTATCAGGCGCTAGATACAGCTGGCCAGACAGTGAAGTTGGATCTTTACGAAGGAATGATCCACGTATTTCAAGCCGCATTATCGGGTTCTCCAGAATCTAAGAGAGCCTTGGCAAAGATCGATGCGTTTCTTAAGCAACATCTGTAAAAGATGTCTTTGGCGCGTCAAATAATTTATTCTTTGACGAATAAGAAAATTTTTAAAATGTAATATAATATTAATAAGTTATATACATGCCCCCCGTAAAAAATAGCCGACCAGTGCACGAGCACTGAAGCCGGATAAAATTTCGGCCCCCCCTTTTTTTGAAATAGGTAGATTTAGCTTGTTGTGTGTGTACTTATTGAAGGGGAAGGTGAAAATTTTTCAGATAGTTGGGGGGGCTGTATTGTCCTGATTTCTCAGCACTTAAAACTGCAATGAGTTGACACATAGTTGACCCCAAGCCCATTTCGCAGAAAAACAAAAAACCCGACAAGCTGTTAACTTGTCGGGTTTACTTGCGAAAAATGGCGCGCCAGGAAAGATTCGAACTCTCGGCCGACGGCTTAGAAGGCCTTTGTTGGCGGTGGTGTAGCTGCTATAGTAGAATTTTGCTAACGTCCACATCGTAATCGATTTTTTTAATGGCTTCAGATAGGCACTGGAGAGAATATCCCTGTCCGTAGTTGGCTCCTTCAGTTCGTAATGCATGACCTGAAAAGCGGTCAACAAAATGTGAAATATGCCCTTCACCCCCTACTCTGCCACTTTTGCCTATCTCACTTGCCAAACTTGCCAATCACATTTCATTTCGAAACACACTTGCCAAACTTGCCAATCACATTTCATTTCGAAACACACTTGCCAATAGCTTGCCAAAAAAGAAAAAGCACTTACGAACATAATCCATAAATGCCTTTATTTACTGGAGCCAACAATCGGAATTGAACCGACGACCTACTGATTACGAATCAGTTGCTCTACCGACTGAGCTATGTTGGCTTATGTGCGGTGTGATTTTTATCGCAACAGAATACCGAGGTCAAGCGAAATATCTTTATATTTGGAATGGATATACATCAATCAGGCATTCAACCTAAACCTGACATCGCCTGCCTGCTAAAGATAATTCAAGATCAACCATAGTACGAAGATAATTTAACGCCGTTGCAACGTTCGATGGAAGCAATACATATTCAAACCACAAACATAACCACCTTATAAAACCAGCAAAAACGTATTCACTTAATATAAAAAAGATTTTTTATGTAATAAAAATCTACTCTCTATCAAATAGACCAGGACAAACTGGACGTGGTATTCTTGCATCATCTTTATAAGATAAAGGAGATTATTTTATGGCTAACCAAGATTATCCCGGCGTTTGCATGTCCTGCTCTACACCAGAATGCCAAATTGTTGCACCGGACATCCAAGCCGTTCGTGAACGTGTTAAACACGATCCAATCACAGGTTACACAAGAAACGTTGTGAACAACCTCACCACCGCAATGAGTGATAAATTTACCGATGAATACGAAGCATACCTCGCATTCGATGTGGTAAAAGCAGCTATCGTTATGGGTCTCAAAAATGGACAAAAAATCGACTTAGGCGGCCTTGGTGAGTTTACTATCCAAACTGTAAACGGCAAAAAAACTGTTACTTTTACGGCATCACCTAGCCTTGATGCTGCAATTAAAGAATAAATAACACCCTATTGAGTCAGCACACAAAAAGGCGACATCCAAAAGATGTCGCCTTTTTTATTTCTACTCATAGCTCACTCATATCAAAATCAGCTAATTGAAAAGTCGAATATCAAGAAGATATCCGACTATTTTTTATTCAAACCCTACTTCTTTTTCACAAAGAGCTAACGGGGTAATTTTTGAAACACGCTTTTCATACGCGATCTTCGAATTGTAAATATGTCTGCGAGCAAGGTCATTCAGCACATCCAGTTCTTTCTTTCTGAGGGCTTCAATAAACTCAAAATGTTCCTCTCCGGATTGGATAATATTCTCACGCTTATCCCATGCCGCAAATCGCGTAATGTAGAGCTTAATATGCAGATCTGTAATAATTTCAAGCAACGGTATATTATCCGCACGCTTGTATATAATGTTGTGAAACGCGGTATTCAGTCTGCTTAGCTCTTCAATACTGGAATCCACGCTGTCCATAAACTTTTGTGCAATAGCTTCGAGCTCTGCAAAATCTTCTTCACGCATATTGTTCAAGGCAAGACTGTAAGCGAACCGTTCTAAATTAATACGGATATCAAACACATCGCTGATCTCTTTCATTGAGAGACTTACTACGCGTGCGCCCTTATATCGCTTAATTTCGATAAGTCCTTTACTCTCTAGTATCTTGAAGGCGTCACGGATAACGTGACGCTTAACAGAAAACCTTTCTGCCATGTCAGTTTCGCCAAGACGCTCTCTTGGTAAAAGCTGTCCCGAAAGAATAAGATCTTCCAAATGATCAGCTACCTGCTGGCAAGGTGAAGAATCCTTCATACCAATTTCCTACCATTACTATCTTTTAGAATAAGCACCCTTAAAAAGGCGGTCTGGATAATACTCAACTTTCCACAAAAGGGAAGATGCTGAGTAAAATATATGACATTCTATGTCTATTTATCGCACAATAGATTAACAACAATCTATATAACAAGATTGTTGACAATCTTGTCAAGCTCTGACATTCATTTTCCAACAATGTGTTGTTTCGTGATTTTTACTGTGAAAAAGGAGTGTGACCGTGCGTAAGATTTGTTCTCTCATCATCATTGCTGCGTTAATAACCATGAGCATTCCTGCTATGGCTCAAAATAATAAACGCCTCATTATTGCAACAGCCACTACAGGTGGCACCTACTACCCTGTAGGGGTTGGCATTGGTACTCTCATAAGCTTAAAACTTGCTAAAAAAGATGGCATTACCGCAACTGCAATCAACTCTGCAGGTTCCGGTGAAAACATCGAAATGCTTAATAACAAAGAAGCACATTTTGCTATTCTCCAGTCCCTTTTCGGACTCCAAGCATCCCGCGGTAAAGGTTTCTACAAAGGCAAACCTGTAGACTCCTTCCGTTCCGTTACCATGCTGTGGCCTAACGTTGAACACTTTGCGTTAATGAATAAATACGTGAAGACAGGTACAGTAGCTGACCTTTCCGGACTTAGCGAACGTTTTTCCATTGGCAAACGCGGAAGCGGCACCGAAGGTTCCGGTCGTGCACTCCTCGACGTGCTCGGTATCGATCCAAACAGCTTAAAACTCGAGTTCCTCGGCTACACACCTTCCACACAGGCTATGCTTGATAACCGCATCGCTGGAGCAAACATCCCTGCGGGTGTTCCAGCAGCAGCTATCACTCAGCTCTTTGCTATGAGCCACGGCAAAGCTACCGTTCTCGACTTTTCCGACGAGCAGCTCGCACAAATCCAGAAGGAATTCCCTATCTGGTACCGCTACTTAATCCCAGCAAACACATACCCTGGACAGGAAAAAGAAATCCGTACAATTGCTCAGCCTAACTTCTTAGCAGTACGTGCAGACCTTCCAGATGAAGTTGTCTACAAAGTTACCAAAACTATTTACGAGAACCTCAACTTCCTCGGTACAATCCATTCTGCGACCAAAAATATGAGCGTTCAGAACGCACTTAACGGTCTGCCTGTAGCACTGCATCCTGGTGCCGCAAAATACTACCGTGAAGTTGGTATTGAAATTCCAGAGCGTTTGATCGCTAAGTAATCTCCAATGCGTCCGGTTGGTCTTTTAAGAGCCTCCGACGGCCAGAGAACCCTTTTGAAAAAGGGCTTCTCTGGACTCTCCTAAAAATTTTACCTGCAAGACCAATATGTTATGTTCTTAACCTCGTGGCTTATGCACCACTACCTTTCCCACCGAGAACCGCTTGGCCCAACAAGCTAACTTACCCTGAGAAAAGCAGTGAAGCATAAGCCGCGAAAAGTGTTAATAACGTTCTTTCTCGCTAACATAAGTTTAGGAAAGAGTCTGGGAGAGGCAAGAAATCCAACAAAAAACCACACAGCTAAAAGTTATAAAATAAGGTTCTGATATGGGATTGTTTAGAAAGAAAGGAGTCAAGGCAACAGAAGACTCCGGTGAGGTGATGGTCAGCACACGTGAGCTGACAGGTCGCCCTGCTGTTGTTTTTTACTGTCTATGCATTGTTGCAAGCGTATTCCACATACTCACAAATACAGTCTGGCTCATGCCGGAGATCCATAGGAACGCGCTGCACTTCGCCTTCTTTGTTCCGCTTGCTTTTATGATTTACCCGTTCAGCGCCAAGAGTCTTGATAAAAAGCCATACGTTGACTGGTTTCTTGCGGTGCTGAGCATCATCTGTGGATTATATCTGGTCTTTTTTGAAGACGCATTGCACGCCCGCAACGAGCAGATGATTGAACTCGATATATTTTTCGCAGGGCTGACTCTGTTGCTTATGTTGGAGATTGCGCGCCGCGCAGCCGGCAAAATTATTCCTTTGCTTGCCGTCTTCTTCTTAAGCTACGCCCTGTACTGGGGACAGTTCCTTTCTGGCAACTGGAACTTCCCCGGTGTTACCATTTCTCGCGTGCTGTACCGTATGTACTTTGCACCGGATGGAATCTTCGGCAGCATCGCTACCATTTCAGCATCATACGTATTTTTGTTCGTACTGTTTGGCTCATTCCTCGTAAAATCCGGTGCTGGTGACTTCATCATCAAACTGGCAATTTCCGTTGTAGGTCGCAGTGTTGGCGGTCCTGCAAAGATGGCTGTATTCTCCAGCGGGTTAATGGGCTCTGTTTCCGGTAGCGCAGTTGCAAACACCGTGAGCACTGGTTCCATTACTATTCCAATGATGAAACGTACCGGCTTCAGCCCTAAGTTTGCTGCGGCTGTAGAAGCTGCCGCAAGTACAGGCGGTCAGATTATGCCGCCTATTATGGGTGCAGGTGCTTTTGTTATGGCGCAATGGACTCAAATTTCATACCTGAAGATTGTTGCCATCTCATTCATTCCGGCAATTCTGTACTTCGTGAGCGTTATCTTTTTTGTTCATTCCAGAGCACGTAGCGAAGGCTTACAGCCAACTGCGGAAGAGGATATTCCACGTTTCTTTGATGTGCTTAAAGAAGGCTGGCCGTTCTTTATACCTATCGGTGTACTGATCACACTGATGAGCATCGGCTACACCCCTACATTCGCAGCTTGTTGTGCTATTGCCGCGATTGTCGGTGCAAGCTGGATGACCAAAAACCACCGTATGGGTTTAATGGACATTGTTGATGCACTGGCTCTAGGCGGAAAAAATATGGTAGCTACAGCTATTATTCTGCTGTGTTCCGGTGTTGTTATCGGCATTGTGTTGCTGGTTAGCCTTGGAGTAAAATTCTCCATGCTCATCTCAACAGTTGCAGGTTCCAGCTTGCTTGTAACTATTGGGTTGGTTGGCGTAGCTTCCCTTATTCTGGGCATGGGCCTACCTGTGACAGCATCCTACATCATTCTCGCCACATTAAGCGCGCCATTCTTGGTAAACCTGATTAAACTCCGCTATGTAATGGCTGTTAACCCACAGTTCGTTGAATCTATGGGATTGAGTCTGGATATGATCTCTGACCCGACGGCTGCCGGAGCGTTGTTTGCCATAATTAATACGCAGGTTCCTACAGAGCATGCGACTATCTTCCTGCTTGCAGCGCATCTGCTTATCTTCTGGTACTCACAGTCTGCAAACGTAACCCCACCGGTTTGTCTTGCTGCATACACAGCTGCAGGAATCGCTAAGTCTGACCCGTTCCAGACAGGTATTCATGCGTTTAAACTGGCAAGTGGTCTGTTCATTATCCCAATTATGTTCGTGTATGAACCGGCAATCCTATTCCTCGGTCCTCTCTGGCAGACAGTATTAACTATCGGCATCATTCTGCTGGCACTGTTCTGTACTGCGGTCTCACTAGAGGGAGTATATATTCGCAAATTGCACCCGCTTCTGCGCATTGCATTTGGTGGCACTGCCATCCTGCTTTACATCCTGCCTGAGCTTCAATGCTGGATTGGAGTTGGCATCTTTGCTACCCTTACAGCATTACTTAAATATACCAGTGCATTCGATATGGATGAACAGCTGGAAGAATCCGCACTGACCGAAGCAGCTTAGCAGGAATACTATGACATACCCTCTCTTTTATGACGTTGAACAAACGTTTGAGACATCTCAAATTGATAATATTGCAAAGACCGTGGATGCGGTCTTTGCTTCTTTTGACAGCTCTGCACTAAAACAAAATGCACGCGTCGGCATTACAGTCGGCTCCCGTGGAATCGATCGCATCGTGCCGCTGCTGCAAGCTGTTGTACGCAACCTCACCGCGCTTGGCCTACGTCCTTTCATTATCCCTTCCATGGGATCACACGGAGGTTCAACCGCTGAAGGTCAAACCGCAATTCTTGCTAAACTGGGGATTACGGAAGAATCAGCAGGCTGTCCTATTGTTTCATCTATTGAAACTGTAAGCCTTGGTGTTCTGGATGAAGGACCTGAAGTGTTTGTGGCTAAAGACGCTCTGGAAGCAGACTATGTCTTTGTTATGAACCGAGTAAAACCACACACTCTTTTCCATGGAGAAGTGGAGTCTGGCCTCTGTAAGATGCTGGCAATCGGTCTTGGTAAACCACGCGGTGCAGACAACCTCCACAACTTCCCACTGGAAAAGGTAATCAAGCCTGCTGCCCTGCGTATTCTAGAGCATATCAACCTTCTTGCAGGTCTTGCAGTTGTAGAAAATGCTGTAGAAAAACTACATAGCCTTAAGCTCTGCACAACAGAAGAAGTCGTTAAGACTGATTCTTCGTTACTGGCTATATCATCCGCCATTCTACCGCGCATTCCTGTTGATACCCTTGACCTGCTTATTATTGATGAAATGGGCAAAAACATCAGCGGGACCGGTATGGATACAAACGTCATTGGTGCATGGCGTCGCATGGCTGGCGAACGCAAGCCGGAATACAAAACGCTTGTTGTGCTGAATCTCACACCACAGTCACAAGGAAACGCACATGGCATTGGCATGGCAGACCTCATCCCGCAACGCCTTGCAGATTCTATAGACACCGCCGCAACCTATGCAAACTCACTAACGACAGGAGTATGGGCTAGCGGACGCCTACCGATTACCCTTCCAACAGATAAAGCAGTAATCGACGCGGCACTGGCAAAATCTCCGGAGAACATTCGGGCAGTTCGCATTACAAACACTCTTTCGCTACAGCACTTCTGGGCTACAGAAGCTGTCCTCGAAGACCTTGCCTCAGCTGGTGCCGCTGTACACCATACACGTTCGCATAAACTTGCATTTGACGACACCGACATTTTACAACAATTCGCGTAAGATCCCGCCTTCAGCGCATTTAAGCGAATGCGCTGAAGGCAATAATACTCAAACTAAGTTCTCTCCTACTGCTATAATTGTGCAAGACACACCTAGCAGCAGCGCATCCCAGCAAATAGCGCTGCCAAGGAGAGACACATGCTTCGAAAGATTATTTTACTGGGTGGCTGCATCATGCTGCTTGCCTCATTAGCAGGATGCAAAACTACAGCATATGGCGGCTACGATCCTTCTTGGTACGTTCCTTACGGTGGGGAGTATAATTTCTACTTTGAAGACCACCACCATCATCACCACCATCACCACGGCCACCATAGTCATCATCATAGCCATCACCACCATCACCGCAGATAACTTCCAGTGCAGCCTATTTATTCATTATAACCGAATAATATGAATACAAGCACACCTCTCAGGCACACAAGCAACCAACAGTATCTGCAATGCCATCTTCGCACGCTTTCACTCAACTTTTCTGGCGACACAGGTATATTCTCGACGACTTAACGTTAGCTGACTAACTCTTACACTTACCCGCTCCCATTCTCCCCAATTTAGCAAGCACAGAATTTTTCAATAATTCGATCAAGTTTTCGCCATCAGCGCATTTCACCAGATGCGCTGATGGCAATAATACTCAAACTAAGTTTTCTCCTCCTGCTATAATTGAGCAAGACACACTTAGCAGCAGCGCATCGCAGTAGTAGCGCTGCCAAGGAGAGACACATGCTTCGAAATCTTATGCTATTTATTGGCTACGCTATGCTGTTTGCCATGCTCTCTGCATGCACAGCGTCAATGGCCGATGACTATGGCGACAACGATTACTATACCCCACCACCAGCCTGGGCACCTCCGTGCGAGGTAAACGCCAATTTCTATTTCGACATCCACGGTCATCATCACCATCACCATAATTCCTGTCCGTATTGGGGAACTCCTGACTGGGCAAAACCACCAAAGATACCAGAAATACATATGCCTTCAATGCCTAAGATGCCAGAGATGCCCCATATGCCTTAATACGGACATCTAGCTCCCCAACATCCAGCCATTCATGTATTCAATCTGCGCTGATTGTTTTCTCTTGAATTTTCCTATTAAACCATTCGGCAACAATTTGAGAAAGTTCCCATCATCAGCGTATCCCGTGAGATACGCTGATGACGATAATACTCAAACTAACCTCTCTCCCTTTGCTATAACATAACGAGACACACTTAGCAGCAGCGCAGTTTAAACACCCTCAAAGGCCCTAACAAGCTGCGCTACCAAGGAGAGACACATGCCTAAAAAAGTTATGCTACTGATTGTTAGCATTATGTTTGTTGGCGCTTTGGCGGGATGTAAGACCACAGTTTCCAGCGGATATTATTACCCGCACAGGAACACCATCTACATTGATAACTATGAGTACCGCCATCATCACAGGTATCACAAGCCCCACCGGTATCACCGTCCTCGTCATCACAGATACCATCGTCCTCGTCACCACAAGTATCATCGTTCTCGTCACCACAAATATCAACGTTCTCGTCACCATAGGTATCATCACCGTTATCGCAGATAACAGTGCAATACCTAGTATCAATAAATAACAAATTTGCTTGATACTCACAGTGCGGTCAAAAACGGCAGCACAATCTTTCATAGATTGTGCTGCCTTTTTGTCCCGCTACAATAGCAAGTTATACTTTCCTCACTACGTAACTATTTTATTGTATTAATTAACCAAATACATTCACAAGCGCAGAGAGGAACATATGCCCCTTCATAATCATAAAACGACTATTGATGATCTCTTCACAGTCGAGGCTATGACAAAGCCCTTAAACGTACACCGCATTTCCCGCAAAGAGCGTAACCCCGAAGCGGTCTATCAAATGATCCATGATGAACTGCTTCTTGACGGCAATTCGCGCCAGAACATGGCAACGTTCTGTTCCACATGGCTCGAACGAGAAGTGCACGAGCTTATGCACGAATGTATCGACAAGAATATGATCGACAAAGATGAGTACCCGCAAACAGCTAATATTGAATCGCGCTGTGTCTCCATGCTCTCCAATCTTTGGAATGCTAAAGAAGTTACTGATCCCGCCGCTAAAGATCATTCACCAGCCATTGGCTGTTCCACCACCGGTTCAAGCGAAGCTGCCATGCTTGGTGGTATGGCGCTTAAATGGAACTGGAAGGCACGTCAAAAAGCGGCAGGAAAACCATACGACAAACCCAACCTTGTTTGCGGGCCGGTGCAGGTCTGCTGGCATAAGTTCGCACGCTATTGGGAAATAGAGCTACGCGAACTCCCCATGCATAAAGGCAGCTACATGTCATCGCCTGAAGACGTACTTGCGCACTGCGACGAAAATACCATAGGCGTCGTCCAAACCCTTGGTACAACCTTCACTGGACATTACGAGCCAATCGAAGAAGTGCACGCAGCCCTCGACAAACTTCAGCAAGACACAGGGCTCGATATCCCCATGCACATTGATGCAGCCAGTGGCGGATTCGTCGCCCCATTCATGCATCCAGAAATAAAATGGGATTTCCGCCTCTCGCGCGTTAAATCAATCAACTCATCCGGTCACAAGTTCGGACTTTCTCCCCTCGGCTGCGGCTGGGTCATCTGGGCATCTGAAAAAGACCTACCGGAAGATCTCATCTTCCGCGTAAACTATCTTGGTGGGCAAATGCCAACCTTCGCTCTCAACTTCTCCCGCCCCGGTGGTGAAGTCATTGCCCAGTACTACAATCTTCTCCGTCTCGGATTCGAAG encodes:
- a CDS encoding glutamate decarboxylase, with amino-acid sequence MPLHNHKTTIDDLFTVEAMTKPLNVHRISRKERNPEAVYQMIHDELLLDGNSRQNMATFCSTWLEREVHELMHECIDKNMIDKDEYPQTANIESRCVSMLSNLWNAKEVTDPAAKDHSPAIGCSTTGSSEAAMLGGMALKWNWKARQKAAGKPYDKPNLVCGPVQVCWHKFARYWEIELRELPMHKGSYMSSPEDVLAHCDENTIGVVQTLGTTFTGHYEPIEEVHAALDKLQQDTGLDIPMHIDAASGGFVAPFMHPEIKWDFRLSRVKSINSSGHKFGLSPLGCGWVIWASEKDLPEDLIFRVNYLGGQMPTFALNFSRPGGEVIAQYYNLLRLGFEGYMKVQGASYDAARFFTEGLKKFGLFEFINDSSKGLPLVCWKFKDNAKAPFSLYQLSDELRQRGWLIPTYTLPPDCEDIVVQRIVVRHGTTVDMLHLLLKDFKEVIDELMESPPCGPDKERKSFNHS